AGCAAGCGAGAACCAGCCACCCTTGGTCGCGTCGCCCTCGGTAAACGGTCGGTTGTTGCATGCTCAGGGCTCAGAATACCGGCTGGTGGACGCGATTTTACACGGTGAACTGTACCTCGTCATTTCCGCATTTGGTGGGAGGGATTTGGACAGTTGCTCAGTACGCTCACGTGGGTAAAATACTCTAATCGCCTATTCTAGCCACCATGACAGTCACCCACGAGGGCAGCCGTGCCGGTTCGTTCGATATCGCATTTTACTTGGCAAGTGCTCCGGACCGCGAAGAGGAGTAAGAAGCCCGTCACGGGTCGCGAGCTGCGGATCGCCCCCACCAGAATGACCAAGAACGGCTCTTTTCTGACCAAGTTGGTGGAGGAGGGGCTGCTGTCTCGCGTGACCGGTGCCGCTGCCGATCCCTTTGAAGCCACTTACTCGCTGACGGAGAAGGGGGAGCACGCGGCTGAATTCGGAGAGTGTGAGTTCCAATCGAGAGCCACTATCACGGTTCAGCAACCGCCTCCAGCTCCACCCAAGGGCAAAAAGAAGAAGTAGCTGGTGCCCGTTTCGGCCTCCCCCGAGTTCACTTCTTGTGGAACAGTACGGCGGTGTGGGATCAGGAACGCGAGCGGTGGCGGGATAGCCCGTTTCCAATGCCGTTAGTGTTTTCCGAAGTAGAGGTGCAGGGGAGCCGCAGGGTAACGTCCGCGTCTTGGAAGGTGGTTGATGGCCTTCGCCCCAGCGGTTCTCTTGGCTGTTCGCGTTGGGTCGCTCACTTCTTCGGCCGCTTGAGCATCAACCTGCTTGAGTTGTTAGTGGTAGGTCCGACCACAAGCTCCCAGCCCTCTTCTCCGAGCTTAGGACCAAGAGCGGCTCGTTTCTTACTGCGTTGGTGGAAGAGCGGCTTCCACAGGAGATAGGGAAGAGTCAACCTTCAACAGTGACGGCTTCCTTAAGTCTCCGTTCTAGTTCTGAGGTTAGGGCTAAGAGTTCGCTAATTTTCTTCTGTTGTAGTGATTTAAGGTATTTCCATCGTCTGTAATTAGGTGCATCTCTATTGCGGCACTTTGTTGAGCAGTATAGTCTGTTTTTAAGGAGTTGATTACAGGTTACACAGCTACCAACACAATCGAGGCGGTATTGGCGGTTCATGGTTAACGCTCTGGAATGAGAGGGGTGGCGGGCCGAAACCATCACAGATCAATCTGACGCGGTAGCGGCCCCGGACATTCAGTTACTGACGGGCACTGTAAACCGGAATACCTACTTCTTTCCTTTCCGCTTGACGTTGCTGATCTCGCACTTGGGTATCGCCTTCTGAAGCTTTTCAACTCCCGCGTCCGTAACTGCCGTGTAGTTTAAGGCGACACGGGTGAGCGTCTTCAAGCCGGTCAGCTCCGTCAAGCCCGTGTCCGTTATCCCGTTCCCGATCACAACGAGACAGTCCAGTTCCTTGAGGCCCGCAAGCTCTTTCAGTCCCGCGTCGGTGACCCCGTGGCCCAGGGTGAGGTAATTGAGTTTGGTGAGCTTGCCGATCTCCTTCATTCCCTTGTCGGTTACGCCCGTCCCCATGAGGTTCAGGAGGAACATTTCGGAGTGCTTGGCGATTTCCTTCGTGCCCTCGTCGGTCACTTTCGTGTTGCTTAGATCGAGGTGATTGAGCTTTTTGAACCCAGTGATCTCTTTTAGACCAGCGTCAGTAATTCCCGTGTCGTACACGAAAAGTGCTTGTAATTCGGAGAGGCCAGTGAGGTTCTTCAAATCTGCGTCTCGAACCGAAGTGCCGTTCAGGTGTACCTCAGTGATGGGTTTGCCGGGTGCCTTCTCGTCGCGAACTACCTTCCCACCGAGCTGCTGAACGAACCGAATTGCCTTTTCCTCAGTGTCGTCAGCACGGGCCGTTGCAGATGGGCAGAGCGTCAGCCACAGGCACGAGAGGGCGGTCAGTAACCGAAGCATTTCATACCCTCGAATCAGCTTCAGAACCGCATTTATCTTCCTCTAGTGTGACCAGAAAATGCAAACGTAATTTGGGTACTCCTCCCCGAGTTGGGGAGGGCAGTGAGGTTGGCAACTGTTCACCGCTTAGCAGGGGTAGGGATGAAATCAACTAGCGTTCGCGGACTCCAGCCGGTTCAGCATCAAGAACAGCGAATCGACATCGCATCCGGCTTCAGCCAACTCTTCTGGTGAGTGGCGAACGTTCTGAACGAGGAAACTGAGCTTCTGAGCAAAGAGCTGTAACGGGTTCTCAGTCAGCAGCTCGGGTTCGTGGTTCGGGCTGAAGGCGATGGTGGCAGGCGACGAGTACGACACGGTGGGCTCCTCCTTGGGAGTGGCTGACTGCGAGTGGGATCAGCGGCACTGAGAGGAGTATACCCGGCTAGTTGCCGGATGCAAGTGTAATCGGTTACAAATGTAATCGGATTGTCGAATGTGCTCTATTGACTTGGGCTTCCGGTTGAATCGGATCTGAATTCGTCACAGTCCTTAAACGTATCGAGGCTGGTTCCGAGTGCGGCACAAATTAAAACAGCGTGCCCGTAAGAGGGGAGTCGTCTTTTGTTAGGATCTTTGAGGAAGTAAGATTTGCACGTCGGATACGGAATTCCTGAGTGATCTGCTAAATCCTTGGAATTCCAGTTCTTGGCCTGAAGTAGTTCTTTCAGCTTGTCCTGAAACGTCATCGTGGCGACCACCGCAGTAAATCCGGCTCTCCCCTCCAGTTAGAGTTTAGGGGTACTTGCAGCCAGTACCCCCATATACGCAATTCAGCACCCCGTTTAGGGCAGGCTCTGTCAGATCATTTCAAGAGTCGTTGCAGGTTGGTACGGTGCCATCGATACCCTCAGAACGTTGGCCCTTTTCGACGGCAGGGCAGAAGTAGGGGAGAAATCAGCGGACGCTTCGCTCGGGGAAGTTGGGGAGATTTGCTGAGCGGCTTGGCACCCGAGGTGCGAATAGAGCTGGTCGATCACAACGGGGTTGGGTTCACCTACAATCTCTGGAGAAGAGGGGAGTGAAGAAATTCTGCGTGGACTGACCTTCCGTGTGTTTGCGACTATCACAGCCAACTCCTGAACCACGGGTGCGTACCTCTCGCTCGACTGCCTAGTCTTGTGGCCGAGTATCGCCTGAACGTGTTCCAGCCCGTGGCTCCGGCGAACTTCTTCTCCAACAGTGTGGCGGACCTGATTGGGAGCGAATCGGGGAACTCCGGCCTGCTTGCAGTACGTCAAGATCGAGTGCCCGTAATTGGTGTTCGAGAACTGATTCCCCTTGAGCCTGGACCTTCGCACCAACTCGGGCCGGAATAGGTAACTTTCAGGAGTCGGGGCTCGATCGATCCAAGGCTGAAGTAGGGCTACTGCTTCGGTACCGAGAGGCA
This region of Gemmata massiliana genomic DNA includes:
- a CDS encoding leucine-rich repeat domain-containing protein, which produces MLRLLTALSCLWLTLCPSATARADDTEEKAIRFVQQLGGKVVRDEKAPGKPITEVHLNGTSVRDADLKNLTGLSELQALFVYDTGITDAGLKEITGFKKLNHLDLSNTKVTDEGTKEIAKHSEMFLLNLMGTGVTDKGMKEIGKLTKLNYLTLGHGVTDAGLKELAGLKELDCLVVIGNGITDTGLTELTGLKTLTRVALNYTAVTDAGVEKLQKAIPKCEISNVKRKGKK
- a CDS encoding helix-turn-helix domain-containing protein, which gives rise to MTFQDKLKELLQAKNWNSKDLADHSGIPYPTCKSYFLKDPNKRRLPSYGHAVLICAALGTSLDTFKDCDEFRSDSTGSPSQ